In the Sediminibacter sp. Hel_I_10 genome, one interval contains:
- a CDS encoding AraC family transcriptional regulator, which yields MNVQHYKPKHKTLKKHIAGYYFMTKSESRLPIHYLTFPTNNLIVSTSQDANVQFDFEKIMVTPSKNKNIVTDVVFRYTKPYEVFYQEPTNEITIKFNPLGINRFVPNISEYFDKGSCTNFQPFNDFNFEMQLIFDISNRDQQIEQLEKYWLSKFRAVELDRLETLLRDLEGELSIGEISEKYQISRQYLNKLILKNLGKTPSEYRKIYKFRKALLDFKSVNNLTELSYKSLFHDQSHFIKEFKSLTNIKPSSFFRNIDSNKDIAWLFI from the coding sequence ATGAACGTACAACATTACAAACCAAAACATAAAACCTTAAAAAAGCATATTGCTGGTTATTATTTTATGACCAAAAGCGAGTCTAGGTTACCCATCCATTATTTAACGTTTCCCACTAATAATCTCATTGTCAGCACAAGCCAGGATGCTAATGTTCAATTTGATTTTGAAAAAATAATGGTAACACCTTCAAAAAACAAAAATATAGTTACCGATGTAGTGTTTAGATATACCAAGCCGTATGAAGTCTTCTATCAAGAACCAACTAATGAAATAACCATTAAATTTAATCCTCTGGGAATAAACCGATTTGTCCCTAACATTTCAGAATATTTTGACAAGGGATCTTGTACAAATTTTCAACCTTTCAATGATTTTAATTTTGAAATGCAACTGATTTTTGACATAAGCAACCGAGACCAGCAAATTGAACAACTAGAAAAGTATTGGTTATCAAAATTTAGAGCTGTTGAATTGGATAGATTAGAAACGTTATTGCGTGATTTAGAAGGCGAACTTAGTATTGGTGAAATCTCTGAAAAATACCAAATTTCAAGACAATATCTAAATAAGCTCATTCTAAAGAATTTGGGCAAAACACCTTCGGAATATCGAAAAATATATAAATTTAGAAAAGCCTTGTTAGATTTTAAGAGCGTAAATAATCTCACCGAGCTTTCCTATAAAAGTCTTTTTCACGACCAATCTCATTTTATAAAAGAATTCAAATCACTTACCAACATCAAACCCAGTTCGTTTTTTAGAAACATAGATTCAAATAAGGATATTGCCTGGTTATTTATATAA
- a CDS encoding amidohydrolase family protein, which yields MKKLLCSVFLITMILNLYAQSNQEKEPTFIKAGKLFDSEHGTILVNYIIKIENNKITEIGKNITIPKNGKVIDLSDYTVLPGLIDGHTHLMTLDDLNDDYPMAQKVLFEGDALRVLRGANRAKTWLEAGFTTVRDLGDSGPFLDVALKRAINEGTTVGPRMFVSGPIITSEGGQVFGLLKSERGVIKDEYTIIKNVDDAINAVRIHVNYGADLIKICANNSPNNTSLTIDEMKAIVKMAHRYNRKVTAHATYDMAVWEAVNAGVDGIEHGYQISDTTLTLMAKKGVALIPTDISKPLYHKAYDILDYQGDRDAAIKSIKDNYQDRLQRAIKAGVTILTGSDNYIDFKMPQGEAAKNILISYEEEGMKPFNILQSSTYLSAKFMGKEDELGILKEGAYADIIAVKGDLEHDFSNTIFNVVFVMKNGEIYVEKE from the coding sequence ATGAAAAAGTTATTATGTTCCGTCTTTTTAATCACAATGATCCTAAATCTATACGCACAATCCAATCAAGAAAAGGAACCCACTTTTATCAAGGCAGGAAAGTTATTTGATTCAGAGCATGGAACAATCCTTGTAAATTACATCATCAAAATAGAGAATAACAAAATAACTGAAATTGGAAAAAATATCACCATTCCTAAAAATGGAAAGGTGATTGACTTAAGTGATTATACTGTGCTCCCAGGATTAATTGATGGTCACACCCATTTAATGACGCTAGATGACTTAAATGATGATTATCCTATGGCTCAAAAAGTATTATTTGAAGGAGATGCCTTAAGAGTTCTTAGAGGTGCCAATAGAGCTAAGACCTGGCTGGAAGCAGGTTTTACAACAGTAAGAGATTTAGGGGATTCTGGTCCCTTTCTTGATGTGGCTCTAAAAAGGGCCATTAATGAAGGAACAACTGTTGGTCCTAGAATGTTTGTCTCGGGACCGATTATCACTTCTGAAGGTGGTCAGGTTTTTGGTCTGTTAAAAAGTGAACGCGGAGTAATTAAAGACGAATATACCATAATTAAGAATGTAGATGATGCTATTAATGCAGTAAGAATACACGTAAACTATGGTGCAGATCTTATCAAGATTTGTGCTAATAATTCACCAAACAATACGAGTCTTACCATTGACGAAATGAAAGCCATCGTTAAAATGGCGCATCGGTATAACAGAAAGGTTACAGCGCACGCCACATACGACATGGCGGTTTGGGAAGCTGTAAACGCTGGTGTCGACGGAATTGAACATGGCTATCAAATTTCAGATACCACATTAACGCTTATGGCAAAAAAAGGCGTAGCACTAATCCCTACAGACATCTCCAAACCGCTGTATCACAAAGCTTATGATATCTTAGATTATCAAGGAGACAGAGATGCTGCAATTAAAAGTATTAAAGATAACTATCAAGACAGGTTGCAAAGAGCCATTAAAGCAGGAGTGACCATCTTAACAGGGTCAGACAACTATATTGATTTTAAGATGCCGCAAGGAGAAGCTGCAAAAAATATCCTTATATCGTATGAAGAAGAAGGAATGAAACCTTTTAATATTCTGCAATCCTCAACCTACTTATCAGCGAAATTTATGGGTAAAGAAGATGAACTCGGGATTTTAAAAGAAGGTGCTTATGCCGATATTATTGCTGTAAAAGGTGATCTGGAACATGACTTTTCAAATACAATTTTCAATGTCGTCTTTGTGATGAAGAACGGTGAAATTTATGTTGAAAAAGAGTAG
- a CDS encoding 3TM-type holin, producing MNEIIKILVGVLDSSDFWDLFKGNKQKQREFIERLTEQMRQSDMLQVELNKVEANHKSIFVAGWRPFIGWVCGSALAYNFILQPLLEFVLSASGVTVSPPELEIGQLITIVLGMLGMAGYRTYEKYKSVDTKNMKS from the coding sequence ATGAATGAAATCATAAAAATATTGGTCGGGGTTCTTGATTCTTCGGATTTTTGGGATTTGTTTAAAGGTAATAAGCAAAAACAACGTGAGTTTATTGAGCGTTTAACAGAACAGATGCGACAATCTGATATGTTACAAGTTGAGTTAAACAAAGTAGAGGCTAATCACAAATCTATTTTTGTTGCGGGTTGGCGTCCTTTTATCGGTTGGGTGTGTGGTTCTGCTCTTGCATACAATTTTATCCTTCAACCTTTGTTAGAGTTCGTTCTAAGTGCCTCAGGTGTTACCGTTAGCCCTCCTGAATTAGAAATAGGTCAATTAATTACTATTGTATTGGGTATGCTCGGGATGGCGGGCTATCGTACATATGAAAAATATAAAAGTGTTGATACTAAAAATATGAAATCTTAA